The following are from one region of the Capsicum annuum cultivar UCD-10X-F1 chromosome 1, UCD10Xv1.1, whole genome shotgun sequence genome:
- the LOC107853770 gene encoding uncharacterized protein LOC107853770: MDYLAFQHGALDCVDMPSNMGYLAFVHEAFHWVDSLLNQSVVTFSISDEVYREIPLPEGLDLVFDIMHSKQGVSVLGGMLCVYSTRIHHREYTFKLWVMNEYGVKESWNQLFTIQCTDLYSITPKYMFSDGEVLLRCSQLRRSGSVFKTSNESSGLWPRSDSECIQDGFIYTESLISPKLHTWY; the protein is encoded by the coding sequence ATGGATTATTTGGCATTTCAACATGGAGCTTTAGATTGCGTTGATATGCCATCTAATATGGGCTATCTGGCATTTGTACATGAAGCCTTTCATTGGGTTGATTCGTTACTGAATCAGTCTGTGGTTACGTTTAGTATTTCAGATGAGGTGTATCGAGAGATACCGTTGCCAGAGGGACTGGATTTGGTTTTTGATATAATGCATAGCAAACAAGGTGTTTCAGTATTGGGAGGCATGCTTTGTGTTTATTCTACACGTATTCATCACCGGGAGTACACTTTTAAGTTATGGGTAATGAACGAGTATGGTGTCAAGGAATCATGGAATCAGTTGTTTACTATACAATGTACCGATCTTTATTCAATCACCCCGAAATACATGTTTTCAGATGGTGAAGTGTTACTCCGTTGCAGCCAGTTGAGACGTAGTGGTTCTGTATTTAAGACATCCAATGAATCATCTGGCTTATGGCCTCGATCTGATTCGGAATGTATTCAGGATGGTTTCATTTATACAGAAAGCTTGATCTCTCCGAAGTTGCATACTTGGTATTGA
- the LOC124899258 gene encoding calpain-type cysteine protease ADL1-like, whose product MTSKPRKYGFIAWMLSTRVGLLLSFLSKSSVLLGLSLTVPLMVACLSIAIPIWIRNGYQFWSSRAENAGRAGNHLTLGMKEVSVFCNFLLFIYC is encoded by the exons TATGGCTTTATCGCTTGGATGCTGAGCACTCGTGTTGGTCTGCTGCTTTCATTCTTAAG CAAATCATCAGTTCTTCTGGGATTATCATTGACTGTACCGTTAATGGTAGCGTGCCTATCTATTGCAATTCCTATATGGATTCGTAATGGTTACCAGTTTTGGTCTTCAAGAGCTGAGAATGCGGGCCGTGCAGGAAACCATCTTACACTAGGGATGAAAGAGGTTAGTGTGTTTTGtaattttctcctatttatttACTGTTAA